TAGGGCGTGCGGGCGGGGTAACGGGGTGTGAGGCAGTGATGGTGGGCCGGAGGCGGGGAGCGGCCGCTAGGTCAGCGGGAGCGTGGAGGTCGGGTCGATGCCGCGAACCTTGGAATTGAGCACACCCGCGATGGCGAGCACCGTGAACATGGCGGCAGCGGAGAGGAGTTGGGTGCGGGCGGTGGCATCGGTAAGCATGAGCACCGCGATGGCCGCGAAGAGGGCGAGGGCGAACCAGGTGAGGTAGGGGAAGGCCCACATGCGGATGGGGAGGGGATGCAGGGCCTCGAGTTGGCGGCGCAGGCGCAGCTGGCTGACTGCGATGAAGACCCACACGATGAGCAGGGAGGCGCCGGCGGCGTTGAGCATGAAGGTGAGCAACCAGCCGGTATCGGCGTAGTTGAGGACGACCATGAGCGCGGACAGTGCGACGGACAAGGCGATGGCGGTAGTGGGCACGCCCTCGGTATTGGTGGCGGCGAAGATGCGCGGGGCCTCGCCGCGGGAGGCGAGCGAGTGCATCATGCGGGAGGAGGCGAAGATTTGCGCGTTGAAGGCGGATAGCAGCGCGAGGACGATGATGACCTCCATGATGCCGGCTGCGCCGGGGATGCCGGCTGCGCCGGGGATGCCGGCGCGGTCGAGGACCATGGTAAAGGGCGATTCGGCGGCGGTGGAGGCGGCGTCCAGGCTGGAATAGGGAAGCAGGAACGTGATGACGAGGACGGAGCCCAAGTAGAACACAGAGATGCGCAGGATGGTGGAGCGCACGGCGTTGACGAGGGACTTTTCGGGATCCTCGGATTCGGCGGAGGCGATGGCGACGACCTCGATGCCGCCGAAGGCGAAGGCGACGGCGAGCAAGCCGGCGGCGACGCCGCCGAGGCCGTTGGGCATGAAGCCATCGGCAAGGAAGACGGATGTGCCCACGAAGGTGTGGCCGGGCAGGAGGCCGAAGATGAGGAGGACGCCGATGATGAGGAAGGCGATGATGACGACGACCTTGATGAGCGCGAACCAGTACTCGAACTCGCCGAAGGTGCGCACGCGCAGCAGGTTGACGAGGCCGAAGACGGCGACGCAGATGGCGGCGGGGATCCAGGGCGGGACGTCGAACCACGAGCCGATGAAGCCCGCGGCGCCGGTGATTTCGGCGCCGAGGACGGCGACGGTGGCGCACCAGTAGATCCACCCTTGGGTAAAGCCCGCCCAGCGGCCGATGCCGTGCTCGGCGTATTCGGAAAAGGAGCCGGAGGCGGGGATGACTGTTCCCATCTCTCCGAGCATTTGCATCACGAGGATGGCGAGGAAGCCGGCGATCGCGTAGGCGATGATCACCGCTGGGCCAGCGGCGGAAATGCCGACGCCCGTGCCAAGGAAGAGACCGGCGCCAATGGTGGAGCCAAGCCCCATCATGGTCAGGTGGCGGACCTTCAGGCCAGAACCAAGGGCAGAAGAGTTATCAGACACTTCTCCATGGTATTTCTCGGCCGCAGGGCACGGGAATTGGGGTGGCGTTAATTCTTGTGGAGGTCCTCGTTCAGCGCGACGGCCTCGGCATTCCACTCCACGGCCTCGACGGCACCAGAGACGGAATTGCGGCGCAGCAGCAGGCCGGAGGCACCAGAGAGCTGGGAGCCCTTGACGGCCTCGCCATTGCCGACGCCCAGGGCCTCAGCCACCTTGCCAAAGACGGCGACCTTGGTGCCGGCGGTGACATAGAGGCCGGCTTCGATAACGGCGTCATCGCCAAGCGAAATGCCGATGCCCGAGTTAGCGCCGAGCAGGCAGCGCTCGCCGATGGAAATCACTTCCTTGCCGCCGCCGGACAGGGTGCCCATGATGGAGGCGCCGCCGCCGATATCGGAGCCATCGCCCACGACGACGCCCGCGGAAATGCGACCTTCCACCATGGAAGCGCCCAGGGTACCGGCGTTGAAGTTGACGAAGCCCTCGTGCATGACCGTGGTGCCCTCTGCGAGGTGGGCGCCTAAGCGGACGCGGTCGGCGTCACCGATGCGCACACCGGAGGGGACAACGTAGTCCACCATGCGGGGGAACTTATCCACGGAGTAGACCACGACGGGGCCGCGGGAGGCGAGGCGGCCGCGCACCATCTGGAAATCGGACACGGCGCAGGGGCCGTAGTTGGTCCACACCACGTTATTGAGGTGGCGGAAGATGCCGTCCATGTTGAGGCCGTGCGGCTTTACCTCACGGTGGGAGAGCAGGTGGAGGCGCAGGTAGGCGTCGTAGGTATCGGTCGGGGCCTCGTCGAGGTCAGCGATGGAGGTTTCCACCGCCACGCGGGCCACGCCGCGCTCCTCATCGGGGCCGACGAGGGCGGAGAACTGCTGCGGAGTCTCCTCCAAACGCGTCGTGCCGGTGGTCTCTACTTGCTTATCGGTATGAACTGCTGGGAACCAAACGTCCAAGACGGTGCCGTCGTGGGTAATGGTTGCCAGGCCACGTGCGGATGCAGAAGTCATGGTGGCTAGCTTAGCAATTACTGTCGTACTTGTTCGCGCTTGCCCGCGGGAACCACAAAGGACAAGGCGACGAGTGCGGCAAAGAGGATGATGACGGCGATGACTTGGTTGCGGGCGGAGGGATCAAAGAGCATGAAGATGGTCAGCGCGGCCAGCGCGGCGGCGGTCGCCCACGGCAACCAGGGGTAGCCGGGCACGCGGATATCCGTGAGCTCGCCGTTTGCTTTCAACTGCGGGTGAAGCTTGAGGAAGGAGGCGACGATAAACGCCCACACAACCAAGAGGCAGCCACCGACGGCGTTGAAGAGGAAGGCCAGCAGTCCCGGCGGGTTCCAGAATTGGAGGCCCACCGAGGCGAAGGCGAAGATCATGGACAAGATGACGGCGTTGATGGGGGAGCCGGAGTGGTTGGTCTTGAGGAAGAACTTGGGCGCGCAGTGGTCCTTGGCCATGTCAAAGACCAAGCGGGAGTTGGCGTAAATTTGGGCGTTAAAGGCGGACAACAGGGCCAGCGCGATGATGGCCTCCATGAAGCCTGCGGCGAAAGGAATCTTGGCGGCCTCGAGCACCAAGGTAAACGGCGAATCGGCGGCGGCATCGGCATCTTGAATCTGGCTAAATGGCAGGGCCATGGTGATGACCACGATGGAGCCGATGTAGAAGATCATGATGCGCACGATGATGGCGCGCACTGCGGTAGCCACGTTGCGGGCGGGGTCCTCCGACTCGGCGGCGGCGATGGTGACCAGCTCGATGCCGCCGAAGGCGAAGGCCACGGCGAGCAGCCCCGCGGCGAAGCCCGGCATGCCATTGGGCAGGAAGTTATCGGTGAAGTTGGTGCCGGCGCGGGAGAGATCCATGCCGGGCAGGATGCCGAGTGCCATGAGGATGCCGACGACGAGGAAGGCGAGGATGACGGCGACCTTGATGATGGCGAACCAGAACTCGAATTCACCGAAACCGCGGACGGCGGCGAAATTCACCACGGCGAAAAAGGCCACCGCGATGAGCGCGGGAATCCACGGGGCGATATCGAACCAACTGCCGATGATCGCGGCGGCGCCCGTGATCTCGGCACCCATGACCATGATGAGCATGAACCAGTAGATCCAGCCCATCGTAAAGCGCGCCCAGTGGCCGAAAGCTTGGCCGGCGTAGGTGGAAAAGGAACCCAGGGAGGGACGCGCCGCGGCTATTTCCCCGAGCATCCACATGATGAGCGCGATGAGGACGCCGGCGACGGCATAAGAGATGAGCACCGAGGTGCCGGAGATTTGGATTCCCAATCCGACGCCCAAGAAGAGACCGGCACCCACCGCGGAGCCAAGGCCCATCATGGTGAGGTGTCGCGATTTCAATTGTGTGGCTTCGGCCATAATTACCACCTTGTGAGAGGTTATTTTTTGCAGTGAAGTGAACATTACACAATGCAACGGACCCAGCGGGGCGCTACCATGGCGGCTTGTGACTTTAGATCTATATGCCGACCCCATTGAAGTGACCAAGGCGCTCGTCGATATCCCGAGCCCCTCCCACCACGAGGAGGCCATCGCGGATGCGGTGGAAGAAGCCCTGCGTGGTCTCAACGTGGAGGTCGCCCGCTTTGGCAATACCGTGTGCGCGCGCACGAACCGCGGGATGGATTCCCGCGTGGTTCTTGCAGGCCACATCGATACCGTTCCATTGGCAGATAACGTACCGCATTGCATGGACACCGCCGAAGATGGCGCCGAGATCATGTTCGGCTGCGGCACTGTGGACATGAAATCCGGCATGGCGGTATACCTCAACGCCTTTGCTCACCTGCATGAATCGGAAGAGCTTCAGCACGACCTGACCGTCATCGCTTATGAGGGCGAAGAGGTATCCACTGAATTTAATGGGCTGGGCCACTTGCAAAAGGACCACCCCGAGTGGTTGCAGGGCGATTTCGCGCTCCTGGGTGAGCCCTCCGGCGCCATGGTCGAGGCCGGCTGCCAGGGCACGATTCGCCTGCGCGTGACGGCGCATGGCACCCGCGCGCACTCGGCCCGCGCGTGGCTCGGCTCCAACGCCGCGCACAAGCTTGCCCCCGTCATGACGCGCATTGCGGACTACGAGCCGCGCGAGGTCACCATCGATGGCTGCACCTACCACGAGGGGCTGAACATCGTCCACCTCGAGGCCGGCGTGGCCACCAATACCCTGCCGGACGAGGCCTGGATGTTCGTCAACTTCCGCTTCGCCCCGGACCGCAGCACGGAGGAGGCACTGGAGTACATGAAGGGGGTCATCGGCAAGCATGAGGACGTCACCATCGAGATCGACGACATTGCTGGCGCCGCCCTGCCTGGCCTGGGGCAGCCTGCGGCGCGTGCGCTTGTCGATGCCGTCGGTGGCAACGTCCGCGCCAAGTTCGGCTGGACCGATGTCTCGCGCTTTGCTGAGATGGGCATTTCGGCCGTGAATTTTGGCCCCGGCGATCCGGGCTTTGCGCATAAGAAGGACGAGCAGGTGCCCACGGCGCAAATCACCGAAGTTTCTACCGCTCTGCTTAATTACTTGAAGGGATAAAAATGACCCCTGACCACATGCGTACCCTGCGCGGCCCGCTCTTGCTGCGCAGCGAAGGAGAACAAGGCTCCACCTTTGACCAGCGCCTGTTGGAATCCGGCGCGGACCACGAATGGCAGCATGCCGATCCGTGGCGCGTGCTGCGCATCCAAGGCGAATTCGTCGCCGGCTTCGATGCGCTGGCCAAGCTGCCCAAGGCAGTGACGGTCTTTGGCTCCGCGCGCACCAAGCCTGAGGATGCGAGCTATCAGATGGCCGAAGAACTCGGCCGCAAGCTCGCCGAGTGCGCCTACGCCGTCATCACCGGCGGCGGCCCCGGCATCATGGAGGCCGCGAATAAGGGCGCGCACGAGGGCGATGGCCTCTCGGTGGGACTCGGCATCGAATTGCCGCACGAGCAGGGCCTCAACGAGTACGTGGACTTGGGCCTGAACTTCCGCTACTTCTTTGCCCGCAAGACCATGTTCTTGAAGTACTCCCAGGCCTTCGTCTGCCTGCCCGGCGGCATGGGCACCATGGATGAGTTCTTCGAGGTTCTCTGCATGGTTCAGACCGGTAAGGTCACCAACTATCCCATCGTGCTCATGGGCACCGATTATTGGTCTGGCCTGCTGGAGTGGATGAAAAATACCCTCGCCGCTGGCGGGTACATCAACGAAGATGACCAAGAGCTTTTYCTGCTTACCGATGACCCCGATGAGGCCGTCGCCCACATCATCGAGCGCCACAAGGTGATGAGCGATAAGCGCATTAGGGAGCCGCGTTGAGCCTCGCGCGCGTGATGGCGATAGTCAATCGCACCCCGGATTCCTTTTATGACAAGGGGGCCACCTTTGACATGGACCCCGCCCTCAAGCGCTGCGATGAGGCCATTGCGGCGGGAGCCTCCATCATCGATATCGGCGGGGKCAAGGCCGGMCCGGGCGRGGRGGKGGATAGCGCGGAGGAAATCGACCGCGTCGTGCCCACCATTGCCCGCGTGCACGAGCGCCACTCAGAGGTACTCATTTCCGTGGACACCTGGCGCAGCGAGGTCGCCGAGGCCGCCATCGCCGCCGGGGCCGGGCTGGTCAATGACACCTGGGCCGGCTGGGATCCGCAGCTTATCGAGGTCGCCGGCCACCACCGCGTAGGCTACGTGTGCTCGCATACCGGCGGGATTACCCCSCGCACCCGCCCACACCGCGTGCACTTTGATGACGTCGTTGCCGATGTCATTGCTGAGACCACCGCCCTGGCAGAAAAGGCTGCGGGGCTTGGCTGCCCGGAAGATCTCACCTTCATCGATCCCACGCATGACTTTGGTAAAAACACCTATCACGGCCTAGAACTTTTGCGGCGCATTGATGAGATCGTCGACACCGGCTGGCCCGTGCTCATGGCGCTATCCAATAAGGACTTCGTGGGTGAGACCCTCGCGCGCGGGGTAGGAGATCGCGTCGCTGGAACGCTCGCCGCCACCGCCTGGGCCGCAGCGCACGGGGTGGCCGCCTTCCGCGTCCACGAGGTTGCTGAAACCATAGACGTCATCCGCATGACCGCCGCCATCCAGGGCACGGCCGCGCCCCTTGACACCACCCGTGGACTCGCATGAGCGTTTCCGTCATCATCCCCGCCCTCAACGAGGAGCCCACCGTGGCCGGCGTTATCCGCGCCTGCCTTGCCGATGACCCCCTCGAAGTGCTCGTCATCGACGCCGATTCCMCCGACGACACCGCCGCAGTGGCGCGCGCAGCCGGTGCCGACGTGCGCAATTGGCGCGATATCCTGCCCGAACCGCCGCGCCCCGGCAAGGGGGAATCCCTGTGGCGCGGGGTCGCCGCCGCGCGCGGGGACATCGTCGTCTTTATTGACGCCGATCTAGAATCCGCCGCGCCCGGCATGGTCACAGCGCTCGCGGCGCCCTTTAAGGATCCGGGTGTGAACATGGTCAAGGCCCGCTATCGCCGTAGTCTCAATGGCCAACCCACCGGCGGCGGGCGCGTGACCGAATTGACTGCAAAGCCGCTCATCCGGCAATTCTTCCCGGAGCTAGCCCACATCGATCAGCCTCTGGGCGGCGAGTACGCGCTTCGCCGCTCTGCCGCGCTAGAAGTGCCCTTCGTGGAGGGCTATGGGGTGGAAGCGGGGCTGCTGGTGGACATCGGCAAGCGCGGCGGGCTGACAGAAGTCGACCTAGGCACTCGTGTCCACCGCAATCGGCCGCTTGATGAGCTCGCGCCGATGGCGGATATCGTGGCGCGCACGCTGCTCTCGCGCGCCGGGGTGAGTGCGCCGATTGCTCAGCGCCCACCGCTGCTAGGTAGGATTTAAGTCATGCTGTCCTGGATTGTGCTCATCGTGGTGCTCATTGCGTTCATTGTGATCGGAACGTGGCTGTGGGGTTCGATTTTTGGCCCCGGGACCGTGATGGACCCGCCCGATGAGCCGCAGAAGGTGCTGGAAAATAACCGCGCCGCCGCAGCTCAGGGCCGTTTTGAGGACGTGCAATTCGAGGTCGTGCCGCGTGGGTACCGCCAAGATCAGGTTGATGATCTGCTCGCGCAACTGGAGCTGGAATTAGCGGCCGCGCGGAAAAGCGGGCAAAAAGGGACTAAGCTGGAAAGAAACGAAGAAAGTTAAGGAGCCCAACTATGGCAGCAATGAAGCCACGTACCACTGGCGGCGAAATGGAAGCGGTGGTGGAATCCCGCAAGATCGTCATGCGCATCCCATCCGACGGCGGCGGGCGCATCGTTATCGAGCTGAACAAAGAAGAGGCCGCGGAGCTCGGTTCTTTGTTGACCGAGGTTTCTAGCTAGTCTGGATACATGCTTTCTCATATCGTCGACATTCTGGCCGATCCAAACGACGGCACGGCGCTTTCCGGCGCCGATGATTTTTCCCGCCTCGTTTCGGAATCCGGCCATTCCTTTGATGTGGCCAAGCAAGGGTATGTGACCTTAGCGGCCGGTGCTGGCCTGAAGCACAAGGGCGATGACATGGATATGGTCAACGCCCGCGAAGCGTACCTAGCCACCGGCCATTTCGCGCCGTTCGTTGAGTCTGTGACCGGCGCAGTACAAGACGCGCTCGATGCCAGCTCGCTGTCTGCCTCTACGCCCGCCTCGCTTCTCGAGGTCGGCGCCGGAACCGGCTACTATCTGGCCCACACGCTTGACTCCATCGACGGCGCGCGCGGCGTCGGCCTCGATATTTCCCCGCATGCGGCCAAGCACTTGGCTAAGTGCCACCCACACGTGGGTGCCGTGGTTGCCGATGTCTGGCAGCAACTTCCCATCCGCGATGAATCCATCGACGCGATTTCCGTGGTCTTCGCCCCGCGCAACCCATCCGAATTCCAGCGCGTCCTCGCCCCCGGCGGCCAGGTCATCGTTCTGACCCCGGGCGCGGGGCACCTCGATGAGCTGCGCGAACCCCTCGGCATCCTCGGCGTGGAAGAGGGCAAGGTCGAGCGCATGTATGAGCAGGCAGAAGGCCACCTCGAGCAAGCGGCCGACCCGGTCKATATTTCCTYCCCCATTCACCTGGAWAAAGCGGCCAYCGCCGCAMAGGWAGGAAKGMSCCCGYCCSCCCGCCACATCAGCGCCGATGAGCTCGCCGAGCGAATGGCCGCCCTTCCTCCCACGCTGACGGTCACCGCCCGCGCTCGCCTAGACCGCCTCCGCGCGGTTTAATAAACGCAGGTTCACCTCGCCTTCGGCATACATACCGCCCTTCGCGCTCACCAGCAGCGCCCGGGGCGGTTCATTTGTGTTTCCGGTGAGCGCAAAGGGCGGGTGTGGAATAGGCCAGTCACCGTACCCTCCCTTGGCGCTCACAGGGAACAGCTTGCCGATACCCCTCCACCTTGCCCGTGAGCGCGAAGAGCTGGTGGCATCGGCAGGGCGGTGGCTGACGGAAAACGAGGGTGCAGAATGCGGCTAAGGACGGCATCATTTGACTCGTGCGGTCGGTCCTAGGGACAGATGGAAGGAATACTCGCCCTTCGCGCTCACGGCAAGCACATTCTGATGGCCGGAGTCGCTCGCCGGTGAGCGCGAAGGGTGGGTGTGGAGTCAGCCAGCCACCGTTGCCTCCTTTGGTGCTCACGGGGAGCTGCTTGCCGATGTCGCGACGCCTCGCCGGTGAGCGCGAAGGGCGGGCGCCGAAAGGCGGGTGGCGAGAGGCTGGCCAAAAGGCGCGTGGCGGCAGGGGGAGGGTAGCAGTATTAGAGCTTGGAACCGGAGCGCTGCCAGTCTTGTTCGATGACTGCGTCGCCGGTGGTCTCGACATCCATGCCGGAGCAGCCGCCGTCGAAATAGACGCGGGAGGCCATGGCGATGAGGCCGCCGTCGACGAAGACCTCCACCGTGGAGCCGTCTTGGATGATGGTGAGGGTGTCGGAGTCGCCATCGGCAAGCGTGGCGGTGGCGGGRGCGGAATCGGCGAAGAAGTGATCGAAGGCCTTGTTCATGGAACGATCGAGGCTGATTTCCTCGCCGGAGTGGCAGATGGTGGCGGCGGGGTTGCCGTTGCCATCGCGAAGGGTGATGGTGACGCTGGAGCCGGTGGGAACCTCCATGACGCCGGTCCAGGAGCGCGCGTAATCCGAAAGCTTGACCGCCTCGGGCAGGCCGGTGGCCGGTGCCTGGTACAAGACGCCGCCCTCGAGCGTGACCTGGCGCGGCAGGGAGAGGGCATTCGACCAGCCCTCGGCATCCCAAGAGGCGTGCTGGGTGGCGTCATCGCCGCGGCCGTTGCCGTTGAGCAGGCCGAGGATGACGGCGCGCTCGTAGCGGCTTTCTTCAGGAATCGTGCCTGCGGTGGCGTTGGTATTGCGCGGGCGGGAGAAATCGTGGCCGAAGTCCACGCGGCGGAAACCGGAGACCACCGTGAAGGTGGTATCTTCCAGCTGGCCCACGAGGTAGCCGGAGACATCGCGGCCGTCGCGCTCGAGGGTGACGAAAAGCACGTCGTAGATTTCCTCGTCGATTTCATCGCGCAGGCGCACGATGCGCGGGGAAACCACTGGGGGAATGGGGGAATCGGCGGGCACCTCGCCGTCGAGGAAGCCTGGGTCACCCTCGAAGGTGAGGCTGCCGCGCAGGGACCATGAGATGCCGTCGTGGCTTTCTAGAATGACCGGCTGCGGGGTTTCGGTGCGGCCGGATAGCGCCAGCATGAGCCAACCCATGTGGCCGTCTTCGCGGTCATCGGTGGCCCAATCGGGCACGACGGAAGGCGAGCGGAAACGGGTGTGGTCGGTGGTATTGCCGGCCACCTCGCCAAAGCGCACGACGTTGGGGTCGAGGGCTGAGGAGTCATCGGAGACCTCGCAGACATCGTCGATGCCGGAATAGCGCGCGAGGCGAATGGAGGTGCCGGTCGCGGTCACAGAGGTGAAATAGAGGTTGATGGCGTCCTCACCTTGGGCCACGGAACCCGCGCGGAGGGCGAGCTCGCCGCCGACGGGCGCGAGGACGTCATCGCAGTCCAGCCAGTTAAACGGTACTTCCTCCGAGTACGTGTGTCCCCAGCGGGCCGGGGCATCGGGAGTGGGGCGGTACTGGTAGAACATGTGCCATGTATCGCCATCACGAAGGACGCCGGCGGGCGCG
This is a stretch of genomic DNA from Corynebacterium accolens. It encodes these proteins:
- a CDS encoding methyltransferase domain-containing protein, with translation MLSHIVDILADPNDGTALSGADDFSRLVSESGHSFDVAKQGYVTLAAGAGLKHKGDDMDMVNAREAYLATGHFAPFVESVTGAVQDALDASSLSASTPASLLEVGAGTGYYLAHTLDSIDGARGVGLDISPHAAKHLAKCHPHVGAVVADVWQQLPIRDESIDAISVVFAPRNPSEFQRVLAPGGQVIVLTPGAGHLDELREPLGILGVEEGKVERMYEQAEGHLEQAADPVXISXPIHLXKAAXAAXXGXXPXXRHISADELAERMAALPPTLTVTARARLDRLRAV
- the folP gene encoding dihydropteroate synthase, yielding MAIVNRTPDSFYDKGATFDMDPALKRCDEAIAAGASIIDIGGXKAGPGXXXDSAEEIDRVVPTIARVHERHSEVLISVDTWRSEVAEAAIAAGAGLVNDTWAGWDPQLIEVAGHHRVGYVCSHTGGITPRTRPHRVHFDDVVADVIAETTALAEKAAGLGCPEDLTFIDPTHDFGKNTYHGLELLRRIDEIVDTGWPVLMALSNKDFVGETLARGVGDRVAGTLAATAWAAAHGVAAFRVHEVAETIDVIRMTAAIQGTAAPLDTTRGLA
- the dapD gene encoding 2,3,4,5-tetrahydropyridine-2,6-dicarboxylate N-succinyltransferase, which produces MTSASARGLATITHDGTVLDVWFPAVHTDKQVETTGTTRLEETPQQFSALVGPDEERGVARVAVETSIADLDEAPTDTYDAYLRLHLLSHREVKPHGLNMDGIFRHLNNVVWTNYGPCAVSDFQMVRGRLASRGPVVVYSVDKFPRMVDYVVPSGVRIGDADRVRLGAHLAEGTTVMHEGFVNFNAGTLGASMVEGRISAGVVVGDGSDIGGGASIMGTLSGGGKEVISIGERCLLGANSGIGISLGDDAVIEAGLYVTAGTKVAVFGKVAEALGVGNGEAVKGSQLSGASGLLLRRNSVSGAVEAVEWNAEAVALNEDLHKN
- a CDS encoding glucosyl-3-phosphoglycerate synthase, which produces MSVSVIIPALNEEPTVAGVIRACLADDPLEVLVIDADSXDDTAAVARAAGADVRNWRDILPEPPRPGKGESLWRGVAAARGDIVVFIDADLESAAPGMVTALAAPFKDPGVNMVKARYRRSLNGQPTGGGRVTELTAKPLIRQFFPELAHIDQPLGGEYALRRSAALEVPFVEGYGVEAGLLVDIGKRGGLTEVDLGTRVHRNRPLDELAPMADIVARTLLSRAGVSAPIAQRPPLLGRI
- a CDS encoding DivIVA domain-containing protein, whose translation is MLSWIVLIVVLIAFIVIGTWLWGSIFGPGTVMDPPDEPQKVLENNRAAAAQGRFEDVQFEVVPRGYRQDQVDDLLAQLELELAAARKSGQKGTKLERNEES
- a CDS encoding GH32 C-terminal domain-containing protein, with amino-acid sequence MTTHRPELHFIPDAGILDAPAGVLRDGDTWHMFYQYRPTPDAPARWGHTYSEEVPFNWLDCDDVLAPVGGELALRAGSVAQGEDAINLYFTSVTATGTSIRLARYSGIDDVCEVSDDSSALDPNVVRFGEVAGNTTDHTRFRSPSVVPDWATDDREDGHMGWLMLALSGRTETPQPVILESHDGISWSLRGSLTFEGDPGFLDGEVPADSPIPPVVSPRIVRLRDEIDEEIYDVLFVTLERDGRDVSGYLVGQLEDTTFTVVSGFRRVDFGHDFSRPRNTNATAGTIPEESRYERAVILGLLNGNGRGDDATQHASWDAEGWSNALSLPRQVTLEGGVLYQAPATGLPEAVKLSDYARSWTGVMEVPTGSSVTITLRDGNGNPAATICHSGEEISLDRSMNKAFDHFFADSAPATATLADGDSDTLTIIQDGSTVEVFVDGGLIAMASRVYFDGGCSGMDVETTGDAVIEQDWQRSGSKL
- a CDS encoding TIGR00730 family Rossman fold protein, with the translated sequence MTPDHMRTLRGPLLLRSEGEQGSTFDQRLLESGADHEWQHADPWRVLRIQGEFVAGFDALAKLPKAVTVFGSARTKPEDASYQMAEELGRKLAECAYAVITGGGPGIMEAANKGAHEGDGLSVGLGIELPHEQGLNEYVDLGLNFRYFFARKTMFLKYSQAFVCLPGGMGTMDEFFEVLCMVQTGKVTNYPIVLMGTDYWSGLLEWMKNTLAAGGYINEDDQELFLLTDDPDEAVAHIIERHKVMSDKRIREPR
- a CDS encoding amino acid permease codes for the protein MAEATQLKSRHLTMMGLGSAVGAGLFLGVGLGIQISGTSVLISYAVAGVLIALIMWMLGEIAAARPSLGSFSTYAGQAFGHWARFTMGWIYWFMLIMVMGAEITGAAAIIGSWFDIAPWIPALIAVAFFAVVNFAAVRGFGEFEFWFAIIKVAVILAFLVVGILMALGILPGMDLSRAGTNFTDNFLPNGMPGFAAGLLAVAFAFGGIELVTIAAAESEDPARNVATAVRAIIVRIMIFYIGSIVVITMALPFSQIQDADAAADSPFTLVLEAAKIPFAAGFMEAIIALALLSAFNAQIYANSRLVFDMAKDHCAPKFFLKTNHSGSPINAVILSMIFAFASVGLQFWNPPGLLAFLFNAVGGCLLVVWAFIVASFLKLHPQLKANGELTDIRVPGYPWLPWATAAALAALTIFMLFDPSARNQVIAVIILFAALVALSFVVPAGKREQVRQ
- a CDS encoding amino acid permease, whose amino-acid sequence is MMGLGSTIGAGLFLGTGVGISAAGPAVIIAYAIAGFLAILVMQMLGEMGTVIPASGSFSEYAEHGIGRWAGFTQGWIYWCATVAVLGAEITGAAGFIGSWFDVPPWIPAAICVAVFGLVNLLRVRTFGEFEYWFALIKVVVIIAFLIIGVLLIFGLLPGHTFVGTSVFLADGFMPNGLGGVAAGLLAVAFAFGGIEVVAIASAESEDPEKSLVNAVRSTILRISVFYLGSVLVITFLLPYSSLDAASTAAESPFTMVLDRAGIPGAAGIPGAAGIMEVIIVLALLSAFNAQIFASSRMMHSLASRGEAPRIFAATNTEGVPTTAIALSVALSALMVVLNYADTGWLLTFMLNAAGASLLIVWVFIAVSQLRLRRQLEALHPLPIRMWAFPYLTWFALALFAAIAVLMLTDATARTQLLSAAAMFTVLAIAGVLNSKVRGIDPTSTLPLT
- the dapE gene encoding succinyl-diaminopimelate desuccinylase produces the protein MTLDLYADPIEVTKALVDIPSPSHHEEAIADAVEEALRGLNVEVARFGNTVCARTNRGMDSRVVLAGHIDTVPLADNVPHCMDTAEDGAEIMFGCGTVDMKSGMAVYLNAFAHLHESEELQHDLTVIAYEGEEVSTEFNGLGHLQKDHPEWLQGDFALLGEPSGAMVEAGCQGTIRLRVTAHGTRAHSARAWLGSNAAHKLAPVMTRIADYEPREVTIDGCTYHEGLNIVHLEAGVATNTLPDEAWMFVNFRFAPDRSTEEALEYMKGVIGKHEDVTIEIDDIAGAALPGLGQPAARALVDAVGGNVRAKFGWTDVSRFAEMGISAVNFGPGDPGFAHKKDEQVPTAQITEVSTALLNYLKG
- a CDS encoding DUF3117 domain-containing protein codes for the protein MAAMKPRTTGGEMEAVVESRKIVMRIPSDGGGRIVIELNKEEAAELGSLLTEVSS